AGAAATTCGTCTCCGCCCCACCGGGAAAAGACCGCGTTCGATCCGGCGAGAAGCCCGTTCACGAGGCCGGCGATCCGTTTGAGGACGAGATCACCCTGGTGGTGCCCCTGACGATCGTTCAATTGCTTGAAATGATCCAGGTCGAAGATCAGAAGGACGATATCCAGGCCGACCGAAGAGCCGATCCGTTTCTGGAACCCCCTCCGGTTGAGGGTTCCGGTCAGCGGATCGAGGCTGGCTTCGATGCTGGAACTCATCAGGAGCTTGTGGGCTTCCTGAAACTCTTCCCCGATGGTCCTGAACCGGTCAAGAAGTGTTTTCGACTGCTGGACGATATCCAGAAAAATGGGTTTGGCTTCTTCGAGGCTTTTGACGGTGTTGAAACGTTCGAGACTTTTTTCCAGGCGAACGGAGGTCTGGTTGATCAACAGATGCGCCTGGGTGATGATCTCGTTCAGCTGGTTGACGGTCTGGTTGATTTCCTGTTTCCGGTGGCGGATCTCCTGGGAGAGAACCCTGTTCCGGGAGATCGTCTCGTCGAGGATCCGGTCCATCTCGCTATCAACGCCGGTCTCGGCCAGAAAGATGGTCCGGGGCAGAAAGCGCCGAAGTTCCTCGACCTGTTTTCCGGTCCAGTCGTCTTCGTCGAGGTGGGAAAAAATTTCGACAAGATCGAACATCTTTTCCAGCAGACCATCACTGTGCAGACCTGCATGACGGGCATAGAACCGCGCGTAATGAAAAGGGGTCGGCGGTTTTTTCTCCCGGGCAAGATCCTGGAGCGTCCGACGGGCGATCTCTCCGGCGTTTTTTGTTTCGGTCGAGGATTCCGTATCCACGTCGAGTTCCTTTCGATCGTGTTCTGTTCCGGTCTCTCAAAAACGGGATCGAAGTGATGCGCATGATTCTACCGGGATTAGACTCTGGAATCCATAGAAAAAGATTTTTTCAATCCAATGGTAAAATGAAAGAGTGGGGTAAGGATACCGTGTTTGCCTTGATCATGTGGAGGAAAAAATGAACTTCCTTTCGCCATATATAAAGATGTCTGTCTTCAGAAAAAGTCTATTTCTTGTGTTTATTTTCTTAGCGGCCTGCCATTCTTCGGGAGGCGGGGGAGGAGGAATGGGCGGCTATTGAGTTTTTGGGAGAGTTCAGTCAAATCCGGATATAATAAAGCTTATCGGGACAATTGTTGAACAGAGACGGGATGGAGGAACGGATGAGCCGGATATTCGAGGAAGTGCTGTCTGCGAACAAACGGTATGTCGAGGGATTTGGCGATAAAGGGAAACTTGCATTGCCTCCCAAACGGCAGTTCGCGATTTTGACCTGTATGGATGCCCGGATCGATCCGGCAAAGATGGCCGGGTTGTCCGAGGGAGACGCCCATGTCATCCGGAACGCCGGAGGCCGCGCCAGCGACGATGCCATCCGGAGCCTCGTCATCTCCTACAAGCTCCTGGGAACAAAGGAATGGTTTGTCGTGCATCATTCGGACTGCGGGATGCTTCTGTTCGATGACGAAGTGATGCGGGGACTCCTGTCGAAGAGTCTGGAGACGGCAAGGATCACGACCAAGGGGTGGGAAGACGCCGGAAAGGGTCCGGGGTCGGACGAAGGCCGGTATATCAACTTCCTGTCCTTTCACGATCTGGAAGGCAGTGTCACGGAAGACGTCCGGCGCATCCGTCGTCATCCGCTCGTTCCGGGCCGGATTCCCGTTTACGGGTTCACCTACGATGTGAAGACCGGGAAACTGGTTGAAGTGCCGGAAGCGATGAAGGCGGGAAAAGCCGTCTGAAAGGACACACCGGTTTTTTTAGAGAGGATTCGGACTCTCTTCCGGGGCAGGAGGGCTGGCCTTGTGCCATTCCTTCTGCCTTTTTTTTAAAGGCTTTGAAAGGAGTCTTTCATGAAGCGGGTGGTTATAGTGGGTGCGGGGTTCGGCGGGTTGGCGGCGGCGAGGGCGCTTCGGGAACGGGGGCCGAAGGAGATGGAAATCCTTCTGATCTCCCCGAAACCCGAACTCCTCTACTACCCCGGGCTGATCTGGATCCCCACCCGTCTGCGGTCCCCCGGGGATCTTCGGATTCCTCTGGGGAGTTTTTTGGCCAGATACCGGATCCGGCATCTCCCGGAGACCGTGACTGGTCTCAGGGATCAGGGGCGCACCGTGCTGACCGACAGCGGACAGCATGTCAACGATGCCCTTCTGATTGCGACCGGATCGGCTTCCCTTCGGAAGCTTCCGGGGATCGAGCACAGCCGGTCGATCTGCCAGGGGATCGAAGACGCGGTCGATATCCGGGACCGGATCGCAAACCTCGAGTCCGGGACGATCGCCCTGGGATTTGCCGGCAACCCCCAGGAGCCGTCCGCTGTCCGGGGAGGACCCGTCTTCGAGCTTCTGTTCGGCCTTGACACGTGGCTTCGGAAAACCGGCCGCCGGAACAGGATTGCGCTCCGGTTTTTCAGTCCGGCCGCCGAACCGGGAAATCGCCTTGGACCGAAGGCGGTCAGGAACCTTCTGGAGGAAATGGCCCGCCGGAATATTCCGACCCATCTGGGCTCCAGGCTTCAGGCCTTCTCCCCGGAAGGCGTCACGACGGAAAAGGAGACGTTTCCCGCGGACCTGATCGTCTTCACCCCCGGTCTCCGGGGACCGGACTGGTTGTCAGGAACCGGTCTTCCCCTGTCACCGGGAGGATTTATCCGGGCCGGCGCGACCTGCCAGGTCGAAGGCTGGCCCGGGACATTTGTGGCCGGCGACTGCGGGTCCTATCCGGGTCCGGACTGGATGCCGAAACAGGGGCATTCGGCGGATCTCCAGGCCGAAACGGCCACCCGGAACATCCTGGACTTTCTCGCGGGACGAGAGGGTCGTCGCACATTCCGGGTGGAGCTGGTCTGCGTCGTGGACAGCTATGATTCCGGGACTCTGGTCTACCGGACGCCGGCCCGGAACGTCCTTTTCCGGAATCCCCTCTTTCACCATGCCAAAGCGTATTTCGAACAGAGATATCTCGCCCGCTACCGGTAACACGCAGGTTCAGGACGTCAGGTCGGGAGGATTTCCCGCCCTGTTTCAGGATTGCAGAAAGAGCGGGCGGTTATGCCTCGACGGCGAGGTCCGACGTTAGTTTCCATAGAGAAAATAGCCATCTTTCGATGAAGCGGAAACATACTGGAGGCCGATCGTTTGTCCAGTCGTTTGTCCACTCGTTTGTGCAGAGAGAAAAGCCGGAAAGCCCGCGTCGAAATATCCGGGCATCGGTCCCCCCAAAGAGGAAAAATCCTGATTGCCGGTGTCAAAGAGCTTCTCTGCGTCTTCGATGGAGAAGTCGAGCGTCACGGAAGTTCCATTGGTGCCTGTCAGTATGGCGGACTGTCCAGTTTCTGTTCCGCAGAAAAACCCGGACAGGGAAGCGGACGTGCATGGCGGAATGGTTTGGTTGTCGATAAAGAAGCCGTTGGATCCGCTGTCGAAGAAGGCGGTGAGGCTGGAGTTCCCATTGTAGCTTGCTGTAATGGTGGCATATGTGTTGGTATCGAGTTTGGTAAAGTTCGACGTATCTCCCGTGCCGAAGGTCAAGAGGCCGGACACCGATGGAGCCCCTGGGGTTTGTGAGACTGTCGGGAATCCGGAGAGCAGGACGCCGTTGTTTTCGGAAGATCCCAAAAGAAAAACCGGATTCTGGACCATCAGAGTCGTGGAAATCGTTGTGGGTCCGGAGCCTCCTTCGTAATATAGGCCATTGTCGTCCTGGGGAAAGAGGAGACCCAGAATGCCGTTGAAGTAGGGTTCGAACGGGGCGGAGCCGTTATAGTCATTGACGCAGGTTGACGGGGCGGAAAGTTGGGAGTTTGAGATCTGGACGGGGACGGTGACGGACTGGTTGGCCAACGTGACGGTGGCGGTGACGACCGGTCCGTAATTGTATCCGCTCACGAACCCGTAACATTCGGTGATCGGCCCGTTTTCGGACTCCTGAGGGAGCTTGGAAGCGATGGACAGTGTGTGGGACAACCGGAGGCCGGTCGATCCGATGTCCACCAGGATGTTGGGGACATCCTCGCAGGTGGATGTGTTGGGAACGCAGATGGTGAGCGTCACCACCGGTGTGTTGACCGCCCCCTGGCAGGTGGACTGGTAGACGACCATCTGATTGTCGGCTGGCGTTTCGTTTGTTGTCGGGGTGGTGCCGGTGCAGACCGCTTCCGGGGCAGAAGGTGAAGGCGCCGCTCCCCCTCCGCAGCCGGACAGGAGAAGGAATCCGGTCCACAGGAAAAACGCGCGCACGATTTTCCGAAGGGGCGTCCGTTTCATGGGTTCACGGTATCATGGGGCCTGGACCCGGATCTGGTCCGTCCGGAACCCGGGGGGAAGCCGGGTGGGAATCCAGGCGTTCCCCGCCCGGAACCGGGCGGTACCGATGACGCGCAGTTTCAGGTCCGGCGTCTGGACAAACAGCTGATGGCGATAGGGAGAGAGATTTTTTTTGGGGACGCGGGTCATTTTGTCCCCCAGAAGGACCGACAGATCCGGGGGAAGGGAACCTTCCCAGGCCACGGCGAAGATCGTTCCTCCGGTGTCGAAGAATTCGCGGACCGTCAGGGTTTTCCGGCCATTCATGGACAAGGGCGAGGTGGCGGGCAGGGTCAGCGTGACGGTCGAATATCCTTTTCCGTTTGTCACGGGACCTGCAACGAGTCCCAGTTTTTCGGCGTCCTGGGCGATCAGGGTCCGGTCTCCGTCAAGCCCCGCCCGAACGTTTTTGGGCAGGAGGAAAAACAGACAGAGAAGAATCCCGAAGACGGACAGGACAAGAGGGCGTTTTTTCTTCACGGTCAGCGCATTCCTTCAAGAGAGACTTTTTGCCGAAGATTTCCCGTCTTCAGGAATACGCAAGGCGATCCGTTCGTGCCAAGCCGGACTGTCGGGACTTGCGTGTTCCCAAAGAGGCAAACGATCGGTTGATGATCAGGAACGGTCCGGAAAGGGGGCCGGTTTTCCGTACAGATATCCCTGTTGCCAGAAGTAGCCCATCTGTTTCAGGACAAGAGCTTCTTCCGGTTCTTCCACGCCTTCGGCCAGACAGGCGGCACCGGTTTCCCGGGCCGCATCGTAAATTTGCCTGGCTTTTTCCTGTTTGTCCGGATGATTGTGAATGCCGGACACCCATTTCCGGTCGAGCTTGATGATGTCCGGCTCCAGGAAGCGAAGCCGTTCGATCGTATTGTACCCTTCCCCGACATCGTCGAGCGCGTAGCGAAAGCCGTTTTTCCGGTAGTATGTCAGGATCGACTTCAGATGATCGGGATCATCCACGTACTCGGATTCGGTGACCTCAAAGACGATCTGATCCGGGGAGAGGGACGAGTTCCGGATCGCCTCCATCGTTGTTTCCAGACAATGTTCGGCGACATAGATGACGCTGGGAATAAAGTTGATAAAATAGACGAAGCTTTCCGGCCGGTCTGTCACCGTGCGGATTGCACTGAGCCGGCAGGCCCGGTCGAGATGAAAGAGCCGGTTCTGGGAACGGGCTTCCCGGATCAGGACGAGCGGGGGAATGATCTTCCCGTTGTTCTCCTCTCCCCGAGCCAGAAGTTCGTATCCGATGATCCGGGATCCCTCTTTTTTTCCCAGCTCAACGATGGGTTGCCGGAACATCCGGATCGCCCCCTGCTCGATCAGGGTGTCGATCCACACGAGAGGCCTGTTGTCGACGATCCATCTCCAGTCGACCGGGTCCGGGAGCGAGGGCGGAAGGGAACGGGGACGCTCGAGACGGTAAAATTGCCAGCGTTCCGGGGAACAATAGCGGTCCCAGAATTCGATCATCCCATAAAAATGGCCTTCTTCGATCCAGGCGGTGACGTCGTTCCAGAGAATGACCGGACCCGCCCCGGAGGCCAGAAGAATGTCTTTTTTTCCGATTCCGAGAATCTCTCTCCGGAACGGGGTGTCGGCCCGGATCAGAAATCCGGACGTTCCGGTCAGACAGACGGGACAGGCGGGCATCAGCACCTCCAGACCATCAGAACAAACGAGGGGACATGACATCGGACGAAAACATGCCACGAACACTTTCAGATCCAGGAACATTTTATCAGCCGGATACTCTCCAGACAACCAATGGAGGAGAGCTGTCCGTCTCCCGGGGGAATCCGGACGAGTACGACTACGATCTCCCGGAAGACCGGATCCGTCTTTATCCGCCGCCGACCCGCGGGGAAAGCCGTCTTCTTGTTGCCGGCCGCGAATCCGGAGTCCCGTATTTCGGGACAATGGAGGATTTTTCCCGCTTTCTTTTTCCGGGGGACCTTCTGGTTTTGAACGATTCCCGGGTCCTTCCCGCGCGGGTGTTTCTCCGGGCGCCAACGGGCCGAAAAATCGAGCTGCTGTTTTTAAATCCCCAGGATCCCTCGCCCGTTCGTTTTCTGGGAAAAGGAATCGGATCGTCTTCGACCCTGTCCCTGCCGGGTGGAGGAAAAGTGAGGGATATTCTGTATCTTCCAAAGGAAGGGTGTTTTCAGGGGATCTACGAGGGAGAAGAAGGCCTTCTCTCCTGGCTCGAGTCCCATGGAGAGATGCCCCTTCCTCCCTATATCCGGAAAGCCCGGGACCACCACCCCAGTGACCGGGACCGGTATCAGACCGTCTTCTCCCGCCACCCAGGTTCGGTGGCGGCTCCCACGGCCGGACTGCACTTCACGGAGACGTTGCTGGAAAAACTGAAAGACAAGGGAGTGGAAACGGCGACTGTCACCCTTCATGTGGGGATAGGCACCTTCCGTCCGCTCGGACCGGGCGGCATCGATCAGCACGTCATGCATGCCGAACGGTTTCTGGTTCCGGAGGAGACGAGCCAAAAGATCGAAGACGCCCGGCGTCGGGGAAACCGGGTGTTTGCCGTCGGGACAACGGTCATGCGGACCCTCGAAACCTGGGGACAGCATCCCGTCCGGGCGGCCGTGCCAACCTGGACGCGTCTCTTCATCCGTCCGGGTTTTCCCTTTCGCGTGGTGGATGGTTTGCTGACAAATTTCCATCAACCGCGGTCGACCCTGGTGGTTCTCGTCGACAGTTTTCTGGGGGGTCGCGGTCGATGGCGTTCCCTGTACAGGCAGGCGCTGGAGGAAGGCTTCATGTTTTTGAGCTATGGCGACGCGATGCTGATCGTTCCGGAGGATCGGAAAGGAGGATGGAAATGACAACAAGGCAGGGCACAGCGGGTCCGGGGAGCGGGATGCGTCGCGGATGGGAGCAGGCGGCTGCGCGTTACCGCGAAGGGCTCGGACTTCATCTGGGGGAAATCGGGAAAAAAGTGTCTTCCATGGTTCTTCCTCTTCCTCCCGGCCCCGTTCTGGACCTGGCCTGCGGACCCGGAACCGTGCTGGAAGCCGTTTCCAGGGTTCAGGGCCGGTATGTGAATGTGGGATGCGATTTTTCCTTTCGCATGGTGCGATTTGCCCGGCACTCCGTAGAAAAAAGCCAGGGGGTCGTTGCCGATCAGGATGCTTTGCCTTTTTCGTCCGGGTCTTTCGGAGTGGTGGTGTCGTCGATGGGGACCATTTTTTCCCGCGATCCGGAAAAACAGCTTCAGGAGATCGCCCGCCTGTTGAAGACGGGGGGAAAATTCGGTTTCTCGGCGTGGGGAAAACCGGAAGAAACGGCACTGGGAGAAGTCTCCCGGACCGTTCTCCGTACCTGGCCCCATCCTTATGAAGGGCATGTTCCGCCTCTGGAGTCCCCTTATTCCGCGGGCAGAAGCGCCTGGCTCGAGGAAGTGACGGCTTCGGCGGGGCTGGTTGTCAGATCGGTCCAGCCCGACCGGATCGTCTTCCGGTTTCCGGACGTGGAAACCGCTGCCAGGGCGCTTGTCGGGACAGGCCGCTTTTCCCTCGTACTGGAAGGGAAAGAAGAGCTGGAAGAGGAACTCCTCGACAGGACCCGGCAAGCGTTTTTGCCTCACCGGGACCCCCGGACCGGACAGGTGCAGCTGGAAAATCGCTATTATCTGTTTGTCCTCGAAAAACAGTCTTCCTGAGGACCTCAGGAAGCTGACGGCGAAGGAGGCGTGAAAAGCTTCACATCGAAGTTGGCCGTGAAGGGATCGGGACACCCTTCCACCAGTGTGGACAGTCCGAAAGAGCCTGCCTGATGAAACGGAAGTCCCCCGAATCGGAGCAGGTTGATGATTTGCCCTTTCTGGAGACGAAGGCGTCCGGTCACCTCGCCGCCGATTTGCCGACCGGATTCGAGATTCTGGATTCTGGATGTGAAGGAAGCGACGCCGTCCCGGTCGGATTCAAAGAGCTGGACGAAGCACAGAGAGGGAACCGTCACGGGAAATCCCGGCGTAAAGATGACCGGAACGACCGGCGTCGGTGGATAAATGCCCACCAGAATCAGCTTGCTCGTGATTTCAATGCGGAAATCGTCGCACATCCAGGTGGATTTTTCCCGAAGGAAATCGGAAGAGGTCAAGGGAGTGTCCTTTTTTCTAAGTTCGGTTTTCGTCCATCTGAAACAGGAACATCTTTCGGGCATTGTGCAGAAAAAAGCGTCCCGGGGCAATCCGTTTAAAATCAGGGCTTCATCAGACCGACGATCCCCTTGTGGATCAGGCTGACCGCGATGGCGGCCAGCAAGAGGGAAAAGATCTTTCCGACAGCGCTCGAAAGGGTGTTTCCCATGATCCGGTTCAATTTTTCGGAGCGGGACAGTAAAAAATAGATCAGGAGCATGTTGACGAGGAGAGCCGAGACAACCGCCCACAAGGGACCGCTCTTGCTGAGAGTCAGAGCGGTTGTCAGGGTCGCCGGACCCGCAATCACGGGAATGCCCAGCGGGACGACGCCGAGAGACCGCCGGGTCAGATTTTTCGCCGATAGATCTTCTTCTTCCGGAAGTTTTTGCGACTGCAGAAGGTCCGAGACGGAAAGGACCAGAAGGAGAATGCCGCCTGCGATGGAAAAGTCCCAGATGGACAACCCAAGATAGTCCAGGATCACGCGTCCACCCAGGGCGAAGGACAGGCTCAGGAGAAACGCCGTGAGAGACGCCGTCCGTGCAATCGTCTTTTTTTGGGGGGCGGGAAGCCCCTGTGTTAGACTGAGAAAAAATGGCAGGATTCCGGGCGGATCGATTGCCACGAACAACGGCAGAAACGCGAGAAGAAACCGGTGGCTCATGGTGAGCACCCCCAAGGCAGAAAGAAGAAAGGATACCCATGTCGGACAGGGACGAAAAAGAAGCTGAATTCATTATATCGGACAGAAGGCCCCGGTATGATCTCGACGAAACGCCGTCCTCTCGGGAGGATCAAAAAAAAGACACTCCGGCGGACGAACGGGCCAGGGCGGAAAAAGATCCGTCTTTCGGGGAGGGCTCGACGATCCGGAAAGAAAAGGAATCCCCTACGCCGCCTCCCTCCAGCGAGGCCGGTCTGGACCAGATTCTCGCTCTTCTGTCCGGAATGGTCCTGAATCATTTGGCGTTCGATCCCGAAACCCGTCGACCGGCTCCGTCCTTCAACATTCGGGAGGCACGGTTCTTTCTCGGTCTGATGGAGACCTTCCAGGAGGCCTTCCGGGACAAACTCCCGGTTTCCCTGCTCGACAACCAGCCCGTCGACGTGGACGAAGCGCCCCGCCTTGGCCATATTCCCGCCATTCTGGGTGGAATGGCCATCAGTGCGCTGGGCGTCGATCCCCGGACCGGGAAGCCCGAGCGCTCTCCGGACTTCGAGTCCTCCAAGTTGCTGATCGACCTGATGGACACCTTCCTGCAGGAAGGGGAGCCTGTGCTGGGTGCCGAAGAAAAGGAATATATCAAGGATATGATCTATCAGGCAAAAATGTATTTTGTCAGCCTGAGGGATCGAAAAAGTCAGGGGTGATCTTTGACCGGCGGGCATCGCGGACGATCCCTGTTTCTTGTTTTGCTCCTTCTGTCTGTTCTCGCGGTTTTCGGGTTCTGGGAGATCCGGCATTCCTTTGAAAAGAACTTGCGGACGGATCTTGTCCGGATTGTCCGGCAAGCCTATGAGGGTCAGGCAGAAATCGGGTCTGTTCATCTGAATCTTCTGACGGGAAACGTCCGCTTTCGCAATGTCCGCTTCCGGTTTCCGCTGGGACAGTCTGGGGAATACCGGACGTTGTTCGACTTTCCCGGGGTGGATGGCCATCTGAGCCTTCTGTCTCTTTTAACCCGGGTGTATGATTTCCGCGAATTGACATTCCTTGCCCCGTCGGTCACCGGCGTCATGCGGGACGACGGGTCCGACAATTACCGGCAGTTTTTTGAAAAATGGCGGGAAGGCGTCCAGACTCCGCATGGAGGGGGAGCCGTTGTCCGTTCTTTCAGAATCCGCAAGGGCCGTGTTTCCTGGGGAATCGTCGGAAAGCCTCCGGTGGTGGAGATGAGAGAGATCTCGGGGCGCGTCACGTCAAACCCCCTGATGAATCGCTTTCAGGTGCGTTTTTCTTCTCCCGGCCTGGAACTGAGGAAGGCAGGAGGAGGTGTTGTCCTGGACGCGGTCCGATTTTCCGGGAGTATTGAGAAGGGTAGCCTTCGGGATTTCCGGCTGGGGTTGTCCATGCGCCCGTCCTGGTTCCGTGTCCAGGGGAATGTCACACAGATTCAGAATGTTCCCTTCCTGGACGTCTTTTTTCATGGAACGGTGGGCCTGTCAGGTCTGGAACCTCTTCTGGGAGGCAGGACCGGGGATTATTCCGGCGTGCTTCTGGCTGACGGATACATTCACGGCCCCGCTGCCCAATGGGAAGGAAATCTTCGGGTCAATGGCAGTCGGGTGCGGATCGCTTCACACTCCTACCGGAAAGTGTTCCTGAAAGCACGTTTTTCATCTGTTTCCCTGGACGTTCATCCTTTTTCGGCGGTGCTCGCAAAGGGAGGAAAAATGTCGGCGACCCTCATCGCAAGCCTGTCGACACCGAATCCCGTTGCCCGCCTCACCGTGCGTCAGACCCGGATCCCGCCGCTTTTTCCGGGAGGAGAACCCCTTGAAATGAGCGTGGGACGGGACATCCCCCTGTCCCCAAAGACCAGCGTCGTCGAGGAATGGATCGAGCTGGCGAACAGGCTGATGGGGGTGCCGGTTTCCTGAAGCGATCAGAAACGGATCGGACCCGCATCATGGAGAAAAATGGAGAAGATGGGACGTGACCTCTAAAAACACGCCGGAACTCCGGAAAAGACTTCTCCGTTCCCCTGCGGTCCTGATCGGCGCATTTCTGATCATGACGGTGCTGACGACGTTTCTTGAAATGCGGACCCCTCCCGCCCACTATTCTTCGCAACTGATTTCCCATCTCATTGTCATTTTTCTTTTCAATATCGATCTGATCCTGGCCATCAGCCTGATCCTAGTGTTGCTCCGGAATATCGTCAAACTTTACTGGGACCGGCGAACGGGTGTTTTTGGCAGCGGATTCAAGTCCCGTCTGATCGGGGCGTTTTTGTTGATGGTCCTGATCCCGTCCGTTCTTCTGTTTATTGTCGCCAGCGGATTTTTGAACAATTCGGTCCAGAGGTGGTTCAGCTTTCCGATCACCGACTCCCTGCACTCCTCCCTGGAGGTGGCGCGCGGTTATTACAACCAGACCAAGGAAAACACCGTTCTGATCGCACGGGAGATTTCCGATGAAATGTCGGTTCGCCCCGGGATGGTGGGCCATCCGGAGGCGTTAAAGGACTTTCTGACGCTGAAGCGCAAGGAGTATGACCTCGCGGGGGTTGAACTGTATGTCCTTCACGGGGACCAGACAACGGCGGCGGTTCCGGTCCGTATTGCCCAGGTCAATTCGCTCAATGTCCGGCTCCTCGATCTGCCAAGGGACCAGATCACGCGCGCGCTCAAAAAAGGAGGCGACGCGTTTGTCTATTCCACCGGACTGGGAGATCTGATTCGGGCTGTTGTTCCGGTCGCCTATCCCGGTCCCCGGGGAAAACGGGCGATGTCCCGCCAGGGTGCCGTTGTGGTCAACTACTTCGTTCCCGGGCGTTTTCTCGAAAAAATGGGCAGCATTACCCATGCCTTCCGGGATTATCAGGCTCTCCAGAAATTCAAGAACCCGATCCGGGAATCGTATCTCCTTCTTTTTTTGATGATCACGCTGATCATCATTTTTGGAGCGGTCTGGTTCGGAATTTATCTGGCGCGCAAGATTACGGAACCGATCGGTGCGCTGGAAAAGGCGACCGAAGAGGTCGCCCGCGGAAATTTGTCCGTGCGGGTTCCGGAGTCCGGTCAGGACGAGTTCGCGCTTCTCATCCGCTCCTTCAACCAGATGACGGAAGATCTTGCGGATTCGAACCGGACCCTCCAGGAAGCCAACTCGGAAATGGCCCGTCGACGGGAGTATACGGAAACCATTCTCGAACATATCGGGACCGGCGTGATTTCCATCGACCGGGAGGGGGTCATCTCCACGGTGAACCGTTCCGCGGAAGACCTTCTGTCCCTGCCACGGCATCTGGCACTGGGGAAAACGTTGGAGGAAATCCATCATCCGGCCGTGTCTGTTTTTCGTGAACTTCTTGCCCGCGGGAGGGAGCTGGACGGGCAGGAGGTCGAATCGTCCTTTGCGTTGCCGGAGGGTCAGGTCAAGACGTTTCGGATCCGGAGCAACCGATTGTCGGATCCGGGCGGCATTCCCGGGGCAGGTGTCGTCATCGTCTTTGACGATATCACGGCGCTTCTGATGGCCCAAAAAGCCCAGACCTGGAGGGAGGTTGCCCAACGGGTCGCCCATGAGATCAAAAATCCGCTGACGCCGATTCAACTCTCCGCCCAGCGTTTGCAGAAAAAATTTCTGGAACGCTCCGAAGATTTCCCCCGGGTTTTCCAGGAGGCGATTCAGACGATCGTCGACGAAGTCCAGAGCATGAAGCATCTGGTCGACGAATTTTCCTCCTTTGCCCGTATTCCCGGGAGCAATCCCCAGGAGCTGGACATCGTCTCCCTGCTGTCGGATATTTCCTGGCTTTATCGTTCGGCACACAAAGACATCGAAATCGTTCTGGACGCACCTGCGGACGTTCCGTTGCTGGTTCTGGACAAAAACGCCATCCGTCGGGTGTTCGTGAACCTGTTTGACAATGCGGTCAACGCCATGAAGGAAAAGGGCCGAATCGATATTTCCGTTCAGGTTGTGCAGGACGCGGTGACCGTCTATTTCGGAGACTCTGGACCCGGGATCCCTCAGGAATACCAGGATCGGATCTTCCTGCCCCATTTTTCGACAAAACACCAGGGGATGGGGTTGGGGTTGGCGATCGTTCACCGTATTCTGGAAGAGCACGGGGCGACCATTGCCTACCTGGGGCAATCCCCGGGTGGAGCCCTTTTTTCTCTCGTTTTTCCCCTTCACAGAGTCCCGGATTCCGTCCGGGAAGCGTTCAGGGAGGTTCCTTAAATGGCGCGGGAAACGCTTCTTGTCGTTGATGATGAGCCAAATATTCTGAAGACCCTCGGGGACATTCTGTCCGACGAAGGGTACAGGGTGGAAACGGCCCGATCCGCCGGAGAAGGGATTCGGAAGGTCGAGGAAGATGCCCCGGAAGTGGTCTTTCTGGACGTCTGGCTCGGGTCGGATGATGGTCTCTCCCTGCTCAATGCGATCCGGGAAAAGTCCCCCCAAACCCAGGTGATCGTCATGAGTGGCCACGGAACAATTGAAACAGCTGTCCGTGCGATCAAAAACGGCGCGTTCGACTATGTGGAAAAACCGTTTTCGATGGACAAGGTTCTGATTACGGTTCAGAACGCCCTTCGTCAAAAAAGCCTGGAAGAGGAAAACCAGTCGTTACGACGAATGGTCGAGAGAAATTATCAGATCGTCGGAGAGTCTCCTGTCATTCGTCATTTGCTGGGGGCAATCGAACGGGCGGGACCGACGAACGGAT
This portion of the Leptospirillum ferriphilum genome encodes:
- a CDS encoding GGDEF domain-containing protein, which produces MDTESSTETKNAGEIARRTLQDLAREKKPPTPFHYARFYARHAGLHSDGLLEKMFDLVEIFSHLDEDDWTGKQVEELRRFLPRTIFLAETGVDSEMDRILDETISRNRVLSQEIRHRKQEINQTVNQLNEIITQAHLLINQTSVRLEKSLERFNTVKSLEEAKPIFLDIVQQSKTLLDRFRTIGEEFQEAHKLLMSSSIEASLDPLTGTLNRRGFQKRIGSSVGLDIVLLIFDLDHFKQLNDRQGHHQGDLVLKRIAGLVNGLLAGSNAVFSRWGGDEFLVLFSRKNLEEIVAVAEEIRTRIEKEGLGVSSETEPSDQGMTISIGLSAGHLDSEEHFDRFYNLADQALYLAKKEGRNRTRAIHQEDAR
- a CDS encoding beta-class carbonic anhydrase, translated to MSRIFEEVLSANKRYVEGFGDKGKLALPPKRQFAILTCMDARIDPAKMAGLSEGDAHVIRNAGGRASDDAIRSLVISYKLLGTKEWFVVHHSDCGMLLFDDEVMRGLLSKSLETARITTKGWEDAGKGPGSDEGRYINFLSFHDLEGSVTEDVRRIRRHPLVPGRIPVYGFTYDVKTGKLVEVPEAMKAGKAV
- a CDS encoding NAD(P)/FAD-dependent oxidoreductase, translated to MKRVVIVGAGFGGLAAARALRERGPKEMEILLISPKPELLYYPGLIWIPTRLRSPGDLRIPLGSFLARYRIRHLPETVTGLRDQGRTVLTDSGQHVNDALLIATGSASLRKLPGIEHSRSICQGIEDAVDIRDRIANLESGTIALGFAGNPQEPSAVRGGPVFELLFGLDTWLRKTGRRNRIALRFFSPAAEPGNRLGPKAVRNLLEEMARRNIPTHLGSRLQAFSPEGVTTEKETFPADLIVFTPGLRGPDWLSGTGLPLSPGGFIRAGATCQVEGWPGTFVAGDCGSYPGPDWMPKQGHSADLQAETATRNILDFLAGREGRRTFRVELVCVVDSYDSGTLVYRTPARNVLFRNPLFHHAKAYFEQRYLARYR
- a CDS encoding DUF3443 family protein, yielding MKRTPLRKIVRAFFLWTGFLLLSGCGGGAAPSPSAPEAVCTGTTPTTNETPADNQMVVYQSTCQGAVNTPVVTLTICVPNTSTCEDVPNILVDIGSTGLRLSHTLSIASKLPQESENGPITECYGFVSGYNYGPVVTATVTLANQSVTVPVQISNSQLSAPSTCVNDYNGSAPFEPYFNGILGLLFPQDDNGLYYEGGSGPTTISTTLMVQNPVFLLGSSENNGVLLSGFPTVSQTPGAPSVSGLLTFGTGDTSNFTKLDTNTYATITASYNGNSSLTAFFDSGSNGFFIDNQTIPPCTSASLSGFFCGTETGQSAILTGTNGTSVTLDFSIEDAEKLFDTGNQDFSSLGGPMPGYFDAGFPAFLSAQTSGQTTGQTIGLQYVSASSKDGYFLYGN
- a CDS encoding DUF2844 domain-containing protein, which encodes MKKKRPLVLSVFGILLCLFFLLPKNVRAGLDGDRTLIAQDAEKLGLVAGPVTNGKGYSTVTLTLPATSPLSMNGRKTLTVREFFDTGGTIFAVAWEGSLPPDLSVLLGDKMTRVPKKNLSPYRHQLFVQTPDLKLRVIGTARFRAGNAWIPTRLPPGFRTDQIRVQAP
- a CDS encoding EAL domain-containing protein, with the translated sequence MPACPVCLTGTSGFLIRADTPFRREILGIGKKDILLASGAGPVILWNDVTAWIEEGHFYGMIEFWDRYCSPERWQFYRLERPRSLPPSLPDPVDWRWIVDNRPLVWIDTLIEQGAIRMFRQPIVELGKKEGSRIIGYELLARGEENNGKIIPPLVLIREARSQNRLFHLDRACRLSAIRTVTDRPESFVYFINFIPSVIYVAEHCLETTMEAIRNSSLSPDQIVFEVTESEYVDDPDHLKSILTYYRKNGFRYALDDVGEGYNTIERLRFLEPDIIKLDRKWVSGIHNHPDKQEKARQIYDAARETGAACLAEGVEEPEEALVLKQMGYFWQQGYLYGKPAPFPDRS